In a genomic window of Luoshenia tenuis:
- a CDS encoding LemA family protein — protein sequence MKKGVIITLGVIVAVILIVVFSAIGGYNGLVSGRESVSSSFSQIDVQLQRRTDLIPNLVSTVKGFAAQEQDVIDSVTTARAQLAGAQTVGEKAEADSALNSALSRLMVIVENYPELKSDANFRQLSDELAGTENRISVARKDYNEAVQSYNNMVVRFPNNIWAGMFGFQKAEYFEAAAGSDQVPEVDFSK from the coding sequence ATGAAAAAAGGTGTCATCATAACGTTAGGCGTCATCGTCGCGGTCATCCTCATCGTGGTGTTTTCCGCAATTGGCGGCTATAACGGGCTGGTATCCGGCCGGGAGAGCGTCTCAAGCTCTTTTAGCCAGATCGACGTACAGCTGCAGCGGCGCACGGATCTGATCCCCAACCTGGTGAGCACGGTCAAGGGTTTTGCCGCGCAGGAGCAGGATGTGATCGACAGCGTGACCACGGCCCGTGCCCAGTTGGCCGGCGCCCAGACGGTGGGCGAAAAGGCGGAAGCGGATTCGGCGCTGAACAGCGCGCTGAGCCGGCTGATGGTAATTGTGGAGAATTACCCGGAGCTTAAGAGCGACGCGAACTTCAGGCAGCTCTCCGATGAGCTGGCCGGAACGGAGAACCGCATTTCCGTAGCCCGTAAGGACTATAACGAGGCGGTGCAAAGCTACAACAATATGGTCGTACGCTTCCCCAACAACATTTGGGCGGGTATGTTCGGCTTCCAGAAGGCGGAGTATTTTGAGGCCGCCGCCGGCAGCGACCAGGTACCGGAAGTGGATTTTAGCAAATAG